GACGAAGCAGGCATCGACAGGCGCTGGCGCATCGCGTGCTCGACCAGCGTGATCAGCGCCGTCTTGGTGGACTCCCGGTTGCGGGCGTCGCAGGAGATCATCGGGACCGACTTGTCGATCGTCAGCGCCTCCCGCACGTCCTCCATGTTGTGGTGCAACATGCCGTCGAACGTGTTCACCGCGACGACGTACGGCAGCTGCCGGTCGTCGAAGAAGTCGATCGACGCGAACGCGTCCGCGAGGCGGCGGGTGTCGACCAGCACGATGGCGCCGATCGCGCCCTTCACCAGGTCGTCCCACATGAACCAGAACCGGTGCTGTCCGGGCGTGCCGAACAGGTACAGGATCAGGTCGGAATCGAGCGAAACCCGGCCGAAGTCCATCGCGACCGTGGTGGTGACCTTGCCGGGCGTCGCGGTGAGGTCGTCGACACCCACGCTCGCCTCGGTCATCACCGCCTCGGTGGTCAGCGGCATGATCTCGGAGACCGAGCCGACGAAGGTCGTCTTGCCGACCCCGAAACCGCCGGCGACGACGATCTTGGTCGAGGTCTTGCCGCTGCTTTGATTTTGCATGATCGCCCGGGGATCAGAGCTTCCGGAGGCCACTGAGCACCCTCTCCAAGAATTCCATCGACGGTCCGTCTCCCACGACCATTCCGTTCTCGTGGATGAGGACCAAGCCGAGTCCGGCCATGTCACCGATCAACACCCGCACCACACCCAGAGGCAGCCGCAAGTGGGCCGCGACCTCGGCGACCGACCGGGCCTCCACGCAGAGCCCGCAAATGGAGCGGTGCTCCGGCGTCGCCGGGTTGCTTTGCCCCCGGCCACGCTCGCTGGTGGAGACCAGCGTCTCGATAGCAAGATCATAATCGGTCCGCGTGCGGCCCCTCGTTCGGGCATAGGGTCGCACCAACGAGCCCGTGTCCTGCATTTCCCCGTGATCCGACGG
This window of the Saccharopolyspora gloriosae genome carries:
- a CDS encoding GTP-binding protein, which encodes MQNQSSGKTSTKIVVAGGFGVGKTTFVGSVSEIMPLTTEAVMTEASVGVDDLTATPGKVTTTVAMDFGRVSLDSDLILYLFGTPGQHRFWFMWDDLVKGAIGAIVLVDTRRLADAFASIDFFDDRQLPYVVAVNTFDGMLHHNMEDVREALTIDKSVPMISCDARNRESTKTALITLVEHAMRQRLSMPASSSKSQAKS